In the Salvia splendens isolate huo1 chromosome 16, SspV2, whole genome shotgun sequence genome, CCAAGTATGCACTCACCTTTTAGAGCCTCCTGCTTTGGCTGCCTTTGTATGCTTGGAAGTGctgatttaaaattttgaattgatAGGGAACCAGAACTCAAGTCCATATGACAAACAGCACAGAACCTAGTGATAACGGCCACAAAGTTATTGAACAGTAATTAAAAATGcattatacataaaataacacTTACAAAAATCTCAATAGATGGCTGACAGTTGAATCAGAATAACATAATTGATCGACGACCCCTTTGAATTCTTCACCAGCTAAAATGTTCTGGACACGTCAAGGAATTGTAACCATATATACTAAATGCAGAAGATTCATGAGTCAAGCAAGGAATCATTGTTTCATGAGCTGAGATTTTTTGTGAAGGGCCCTATTCTCATATTTTCTTGAGATGGAAATTTTGAATGTAGTAGAAAAACATAAAGGAGCAAGAGGGAAGAAAAGAGGAAGAGCAAGCAGGTTAAGCCCTTCAGCATATTTACTGTTAACTTAGTGCAacttccatttcatttttaagaaaataactTGAATAGAAACTCGTGAGGATGACTCCAAGGAAAGGATACGAGTAGTTTTTCGTTGAAAGAAGCTCTGAAATCGTTAGGAAGCCTTGAATCCATTGGTAATAGTAAAATGTGCTCTGCAAGTCTGCATGTTAACACTGAAGTCATCATAATAGAATATCATGATACAATCAGCAGAGTAATTAAAACAAGAAACAATAATTCACCTTTGAAAATCTTCTCCAGGGGAAGAAAGAAACAACAGCTTCCTGTGAGAAAAACGAGATCTAACTCTTTTCTCCAACAGCTGGTCAGCATCCTACAAACCACAAAGCAGGTTCAATCCTTTTATTATTGACTGGAGTACTTTTCAAATGAATAAAGTTTCTTATTGGGTCATTTTATAAATGGATGCATCAATATAAAACAGAAACAGAAAAGAATAGAAAAAGTTAGAATTATGGGTGCTAGTATCAGACACAGAAAAACTAAGCAGCTATAGTAGTCACTATTGTACAGGTAAGAGAAGGGAAGTCATATTGAACATaaatatcaaagaaaaaaaagattgaTATATGTATATTGAGAGAGAGGACCAGCTTACCAGTCGGCAACTCACTCCAACTACAACCGCTTGTGACGAGACAGATTGCATTGCATCAAGCAAACTATAAAGCAATCGTTGTTTTCCCTGCATATATAGTTCAATAACATAAGTGATTGGTACATAAATGAGCAGCAACTCGGCATACTTTGGGAAATTTTCTTCTTCACTTGAGGGCATTACCTCTGTAAAAAGATCAAACTCTTCTAGCACAAAAACAATTGTTTTATGTGCTAACCCACACTCCCTGGTCAAAATAAATGTATGGATCAATACTCTCTTGCATGAATAGAATATCAAGATTCAAGAACAATCTGTTCATTGAAGACGCTGACAGAAACCAAACCACCTTACGTACCGTAAAATGGATAGCAAGAATTTAGAGTTCTCGTCAAATGAGGCCTGCCAAGTTATTTTTGTAGACGCAGAAAACTTGTGAGACTAGAAGGGTATATCGAAACTTAAGACTAGTACaataattttaccattttagagAACTGCAACTGATGCTCCATACACACTTGCCTAGCTATCTCCTGCATGAGAAATTGCACAAAAACATGAGTCCCTAACATAATGTTTACTGGTTTTGGTATATGAAGAAGCATGGATTGTAAATACAAATTTCGAATGACATTGTGACGTAATCACCAGATAATCCAACTACACCAAATGATCAAACAGAGGAACGGACCAGAATGCACTAGTTATAAGCACTTTTGATACTTATGATGAAAAAACAGAGGCAGTAAGGCTTCTGTAACCGCTTTGATTTTGCTATTATATAGATAGATATCGACAAATATGTTTCCTTTTACCAGAATTTCAAGTTTCTAAGGACATCTTTAGTAGAGATTTTGACTCACATCATTGTATAAATTCCAATGAGATACTTCTGCAACTGCAAGGCTTGACAGGATTATTAGCTAGTTTGGCATTTAGAATCATTGGTGATATGACCTCACATACTTAAGAAACAAGTAAGCTAAATCTAGCGTATCTCAAATTATACACTCAAAATTTTATAAGAGTATAACTAATTGACCAATGTAGTTGATCAAATTGCAACGTCTCTATTTCATTGGCCAGGCTCCAGACTTTGGGTTATATACCTTATCCTAAAAATTTGTATTAAAATCATATGCACGTTGCACAGAAACACTATTATAGTAAGTGAAATAATggtaatttgaccttcaatgcGCAATTGTTATCGCTGTGCAGGAGTCCATTCAACTTAACCTGAAACATTAGAACAGTGCTTATCAGGAAAGAATGCAGACAACCTTTTTCAAAGACATCGATATTTGAATTGATTAGTAACTACAAATTTATACCACAGAAATCATGTCTGGATGCTCTTTAAGTAGGT is a window encoding:
- the LOC121770722 gene encoding origin of replication complex subunit 4-like, which codes for MGVENPAEVAKFIIRSRIADPLFVYSYFSQLPDSNYSKLKYIISSSVTEACNNSVLLLGPRGCGKTAVLELVLEDLLKEHPDMISVVKLNGLLHSDNNCALKEIARQVCMEHQLQFSKMASFDENSKFLLSILRECGLAHKTIVFVLEEFDLFTEGKQRLLYSLLDAMQSVSSQAVVVGVSCRLDADQLLEKRVRSRFSHRKLLFLSSPGEDFQRLAEHILLLPMDSRLPNDFRASFNEKLLNILAGEEFKGVVDQLCYSDSTVSHLLRFLFCAVCHMDLSSGSLSIQNFKSALPSIQRQPKQEALKDCSVLQLYLLVCMKRLEVKEVELCNFNSIMKEYKSIPDSFQTCDNFARNVCLRAFEHLLQRGLVSFQDNRGQGQSTEFRPVKLLISWHELQQGLQSFPSCPVLLHKLMAREG